The Faecalibacter bovis genome includes the window AAAGTATTCGCGTAACCAATTGTTGTAGCTTGGTCTGGAACAAGTTCATTATTAAAGAAGAACATTCCTTTAACTGAAGGAGTTAATTTAAATCTTTTGAAATAAATTTCAATTCCCATTTCTGCTTGCCAGCTAAAGTTGTGTGTATTAGTTCTGAAGACACCTAAAGCATTATCATCTTCTTTATCTTCGTTTGATTGTAAATTGTTTACATAAGCTACACCACCTTGCACATAAGGTTTTGTATTAAACCAACGATCTCCTGAAAAGTTTAATAATAATGGAATCTCTAAATATGTAGATTTAACTTCTCTTTTATTAATGTCTGGATTTTCTTCTGTAATCCCTACATTTTTAAAAATTAAAGTTCTTTGAGCAAAGTGTACTCCTGGTTCAACTTTTACTGCAACGTAATCATTCATTCTTAATTTACCCATCAAACCAACTGAGA containing:
- the porT gene encoding type IX secretion/gliding motility protein PorT/SprT, translated to MRKNLLTAIALTTATLVSAQFRPNSDREWNRVEQDEKKFSFGYFLGTNIMSYKVSPKAQNNHLPNGTTADDGVNSSGLVYLDQESKPGFSVGLMGKLRMNDYVAVKVEPGVHFAQRTLIFKNVGITEENPDINKREVKSTYLEIPLLLNFSGDRWFNTKPYVQGGVAYVNNLQSNEDKEDDNALGVFRTNTHNFSWQAEMGIEIYFKRFKLTPSVKGMFFFNNELVPDQATTIGYANTLNSLQTRAVVFSLKFE